The following are from one region of the Streptomyces sp. NBC_01304 genome:
- the mihF gene encoding integration host factor, actinobacterial type codes for MSPLPALTPAQRNEALQKAALVRKERGAVLAELKGGRISLKEVLDRQDDVIGKTHVKRLLESLPGIGKIRAGQLLDEIGISERRRVRGLGARQQEKLLELFPHQR; via the coding sequence ATGTCCCCGCTGCCCGCGCTCACCCCCGCTCAGAGGAACGAGGCGCTTCAGAAGGCCGCCCTGGTCCGCAAGGAACGGGGCGCCGTGCTCGCCGAGTTGAAGGGCGGCCGGATCAGCCTCAAGGAAGTCCTCGACCGGCAGGACGACGTGATCGGCAAGACGCACGTCAAGAGGCTCTTGGAATCACTGCCCGGGATCGGCAAGATCCGCGCCGGCCAGCTGCTCGACGAGATCGGTATCTCGGAACGACGCCGGGTGCGCGGTCTCGGGGCGCGACAGCAGGAGAAGCTCCTCGAGCTCTTCCCTCACCAGCGTTGA
- a CDS encoding VUT family protein — protein sequence MSENPQPGSPDHRQDRWAGYAVLAAYVLALIAANWATSHYGLIPVGFGYTATAGTVAAGIALMLRNLIQDYLGRRAVVGAIVVGSCISAATTDQAVALASACAVLVSELADMCLYTPLRRRGWVRAVLPATLLGALLDTVVFLSIVGLPVWPQVPGQLVGKLWAVAIPVLAVLTYRAARRRSASSCST from the coding sequence ATGTCCGAGAATCCACAGCCGGGCTCGCCCGATCACCGGCAGGACCGCTGGGCCGGGTACGCCGTGCTGGCCGCGTACGTCCTGGCGCTCATCGCGGCGAACTGGGCGACGAGCCACTACGGCCTGATCCCGGTCGGATTCGGCTACACCGCGACCGCCGGCACCGTAGCGGCCGGCATCGCGCTGATGCTGCGCAACCTGATCCAGGACTACCTGGGCCGCCGCGCGGTGGTCGGCGCGATCGTGGTCGGCTCCTGCATCTCCGCGGCGACCACGGACCAGGCCGTCGCGCTGGCCTCGGCGTGCGCGGTACTCGTGTCCGAGCTGGCGGACATGTGCCTCTACACGCCGCTGCGCCGCCGCGGATGGGTACGCGCGGTGCTGCCGGCCACGCTGCTCGGGGCACTGCTCGACACCGTGGTCTTCCTGTCGATCGTGGGACTGCCGGTGTGGCCGCAGGTGCCCGGGCAGCTCGTCGGCAAGCTCTGGGCCGTCGCCATACCCGTACTCGCCGTCCTCACCTACCGTGCGGCCAGGCGTCGCTCGGCGAGCTCATGCTCTACCTGA
- a CDS encoding rRNA adenine N-6-methyltransferase family protein encodes MDAAALRAQCAEEIATRYGYFDDAAWLRAIFEQVPREHFTPDRVWWPKKGEDGLYPLLDRTTEPNRWLKAVYRPLAALITQISDGEVRPEDGPTDSNDWTSSISCPAVVVNMLRHLNPQPGERVLEIGTGTGYSTALLAERVGHVVSVEIDEELAKRAELRLRELGYGDDRVEVHAVDGEHGWKGGAPYDRIISAVGLGMIPTVWLHLVRRGGVILAPLDTPMGSDALVRLDDCDGQGSGRGPLITGVHFMRMRSQRERRPWAEYGWPEWADWEVSIVQGEQRIRTRD; translated from the coding sequence ATGGACGCGGCCGCGCTGCGGGCACAATGCGCGGAGGAAATCGCCACCCGGTACGGGTACTTCGACGACGCCGCATGGCTGCGTGCCATCTTCGAGCAGGTGCCTCGCGAGCACTTCACCCCGGATCGAGTGTGGTGGCCGAAGAAGGGCGAGGACGGTCTGTACCCGCTCCTGGACCGGACCACTGAACCCAATCGCTGGCTGAAAGCCGTGTACCGGCCGCTCGCAGCCCTGATCACTCAGATCTCGGACGGCGAGGTCAGGCCGGAGGACGGGCCGACCGACAGCAACGACTGGACGTCGTCGATCTCCTGTCCGGCCGTCGTGGTGAACATGCTGCGCCACCTCAATCCGCAGCCCGGCGAGCGCGTGCTCGAGATCGGCACGGGCACCGGCTACTCAACCGCCCTGCTGGCCGAACGGGTTGGCCACGTGGTGAGCGTGGAGATCGACGAGGAGCTCGCCAAGCGCGCCGAGCTCCGCCTGCGCGAGCTGGGCTATGGCGACGACAGGGTGGAGGTGCACGCGGTCGACGGTGAGCACGGTTGGAAGGGCGGCGCTCCCTACGACCGGATCATCTCCGCCGTCGGTCTGGGCATGATCCCGACCGTGTGGCTGCACCTGGTCCGGCGGGGCGGGGTGATCCTCGCTCCGCTTGACACGCCGATGGGCTCCGACGCCCTCGTGCGTCTGGACGACTGCGATGGGCAAGGCTCGGGGCGGGGGCCGCTGATCACCGGCGTGCACTTCATGAGGATGCGCTCGCAGCGCGAGCGCCGGCCTTGGGCCGAGTACGGATGGCCGGAGTGGGCGGACTGGGAGGTCAGCATCGTCCAAGGCGAGCAGAGGATCCGCACCCGCGACTAG
- a CDS encoding GNAT family N-acetyltransferase, which yields MRICARPRAYAQTPGAWTVARAGSGEAVGMVTIGQDHRCDGRAELSYQLLPAAWGQGLGHEAVKAAVGWWTSRTPAGGPLVAVTQKANTPSRRLLEAVGMVLVDEFEEHGATQCLYTPNSLGEDTELRWTRLASARQDERERRHGVQARATPEGQRLPEDLAALTSEELGSLCLARHGAHGRICARDAGHTPELHVGRAADGAWIAWLTSVGAGGA from the coding sequence ATCCGTATCTGCGCACGGCCGCGCGCCTATGCGCAGACGCCCGGCGCGTGGACCGTCGCCCGCGCCGGCAGCGGGGAGGCGGTCGGCATGGTGACCATCGGCCAGGACCACCGGTGCGACGGCCGCGCCGAACTCTCCTACCAGCTGCTGCCCGCGGCCTGGGGGCAGGGCCTGGGCCACGAGGCGGTCAAGGCGGCCGTCGGCTGGTGGACGAGCAGGACGCCCGCCGGCGGCCCGCTGGTGGCCGTTACCCAGAAGGCGAACACCCCCTCCCGTCGCCTGCTGGAGGCGGTCGGCATGGTGCTGGTCGACGAGTTCGAGGAGCACGGCGCGACCCAGTGCCTCTACACCCCCAACAGCCTGGGGGAAGACACCGAACTACGCTGGACCCGCCTGGCCAGCGCCCGCCAGGACGAGAGGGAACGACGACACGGTGTCCAGGCCCGGGCCACCCCGGAGGGGCAACGCCTCCCGGAGGACCTGGCGGCCCTGACGTCCGAGGAACTGGGCAGCCTGTGCCTGGCCCGCCACGGCGCCCACGGTCGCATCTGTGCCCGCGATGCCGGCCACACCCCGGAGCTCCATGTCGGCCGGGCTGCTGACGGCGCCTGGATCGCCTGGCTGACCTCCGTTGGCGCCGGCGGCGCGTAG